A DNA window from Macadamia integrifolia cultivar HAES 741 chromosome 4, SCU_Mint_v3, whole genome shotgun sequence contains the following coding sequences:
- the LOC122075833 gene encoding AT-hook motif nuclear-localized protein 28-like, whose translation MKSEYDEGKGGVGGSNNNSMFAKLHQQKLHQLHHHVVTRECHHPSSQQQQTSEDDETRSSGGGGVGGGGGASTRAIIMNNPSEVTTTTKGDGATIEVVRRPRGRPPGSKNKPKPPVFITRDTTDSTALRPHVLEVPGGLDVVDALARFVHRRNIGLCVLTGSGTVANVTLRQPSPTPGATVTFHGRFDILSISATLLPPSSSSIPSSANAFTISLAGPSGQIVGGSVAGSLLAAGTVYIVAAAFSNPSYHRLPEEDELQSPLSGKADQSPSGSGGGGEGSHGHPGPPPAPAEPCGVSIYSCHLPSDVIWAPTARQPPPPPHF comes from the coding sequence ATGAAAAGTGAATATGACGAAGGGAAGGGTGGAGTAGGAGGGAGTAACAACAATAGCATGTTCGCTAAACTCCACCAACAGAAGCTCCATCAACTGCACCACCACGTCGTCACCCGAGAATGCCACCACCCTTCCTCACAGCAACAGCAAACTTCCGAAGATGATGAGACCCGAAGCAGCGGcggtggtggtgttggtggtggtggtggcgccTCCACTAGGGCTATCATAATGAACAACCCTTCTGAAGTTACCACCACCACTAAAGGCGACGGCGCCACAATCGAAGTGGTGAGGCGACCAAGAGGCCGTCCCCCGGGCTCCAAGAACAAACCCAAGCCACCTGTCTTCATCACACGCGACACCACCGACTCCACCGCCTTGCGCCCACATGTCCTCGAAGTCCCTGGTGGCCTAGATGTCGTCGACGCCCTTGCACGCTTTGTCCATCGACGGAACATCGGCCTCTGCGTCCTGACCGGCTCCGGCACCGTAGCTAACGTCACCCTCCGCCAGCCATCCCCTACTCCTGGCGCTACAGTCACCTTTCATGGCCGATTCGATATTCTCTCCATATCTGCTACTTTGCTTCCACCGTCTTCGTCTTCAATACCCTCTTCTGCGAATGCCTTCACTATATCGCTCGCTGGTCCGTCTGGGCAGATCGTAGGAGGGTCCGTTGCTGGGTCTCTACTCGCGGCTGGAACAGTTTATATAGTCGCTGCGGCGTTTAGTAATCCTTCTTATCACCGGCTACCTGAAGAAGATGAGTTGCAGAGTCCCCTTTCGGGTAAAGCAGATCAGTCTCCGTCGGGTTCGGGTGGTGGTGGCGAGGGAAGCCATGGCCATCCAGGTCCACCTCCTGCTCCTGCGGAACCATGTGGTGTTTCAATCTACAGCTGCCATCTTCCTTCGGATGTGATTTGGGCCCCAACCGCCCGGCAACCACCACCGCCACCTCACTTTTGA